The Sesamum indicum cultivar Zhongzhi No. 13 linkage group LG6, S_indicum_v1.0, whole genome shotgun sequence genomic interval TTGCTTTTGTAATACTACCATTCCAGAAGTCATGTACTACCTATGGTCTGAGATATGTAGTGAGTGGTTCACTAATCCTAATTGATGTATCTCGTCGAACAACCTTCAGAAATTCTAGCGACAGATAGAAATTCCAAGTGTCTCTTCTTAGGCTCAGTGGTCAAATTATTGCTCTAGGTTACACTGTATGAAGTGTCCAGTGGCTCCTCATATTGCTGTCAGTAGTAGTGTGGACATACTGATGGAGTCGATGATATGTATCATCTGTTCCACTTGTCACTTCAGACTGATAAGTTAATAActagtattttgtttttctaatcCAACTTAGGGCAGTTAAGGTCAATATTTGACTTCGGGGTGAATGTTAATCCTATGTCCTCCtccattaataattttcatggtATTATCTCATTCATTGAATGTTTCCCTGAAAATTTGCTTTTTTCATCAAGGTTCCTCCGTATTTACATGATATGCATCATGCAAGAATGCCACTGCCCCTGGAAATGGCACAGGAGCCTGTATATGTGAATGCCAAGCAGTACCATGGTATTCTGAGGAGGCGACAGTCACGTGCTAAAGCGGAGCTTGAAAAGAAGTTGATAAAAGTCCGTAAGGTggttttttcctctttctccATTTTGATGTCTCGTTGTGTCTGAGCATGTGGGCATATTGAGTAATGAAACTAGATAAATGTTGAGAACTTTTGACTAGATCTTGCACACATTTCTAGTACCATCGGTGAGGTTAACTGTTCTCTTTGTTGATCACAGCCTTATCTCCATGAGTCTCGTCACCAGCATGCCTTGAGGAGGGCAAGGGGCACTGGGGGACGTTTTGCAAAGAAGTCTGATTCAGATACTTCTAAGGGGACAGATTCTGGCTCGGCTATCATGTCACAGTCTATCAGTTCATCAGGTTCTGGACCATTTCTCTCCGACTCCAGTGGAGCAAAAGTGCCTGATGCTCAGGATTTGTACAACAGTGATATTGGAAATTTTAGAAATCAAACCAACTGGCAGGTACAGGCAAATCAGCGTCGTTCCGCTGAGACGGGAGAAGGACCCACTTCAAGTCAGAAGTGGGGAAATATTCCACCTAACCGTGCACTTGCTATGCCGTGAACTCACACTTATAGTGTGTGGGTAGGGGGTGGTTGGTGACCAGAGAAAGGCAGCTGGTTACTCGTTTAAACCTTGGCTTTCCGGAGCTGGGCGGCAATTCATTCTTGgctgtttttattttagtgtGTGGGGGAGGAGTAATGGGGATTCTTCTAGCCCCTTTCTTTGAACTACTATTGTTCTTCCCTTCTGTACAAAATGTCATTAGAGATGAAGGTTGAGTAGGAAAAAGACCTGGTAATAGCTGGAGTACCTGTAGAGTTCTAGGGGAAGCATCTATGTACTACTTGCAGTTGTCTTGTTTTCGATTTCAAAATGTGAAAACTTTTGTGTTGATTACATTAAAGATGGTGAGAAGTCGATGGTGATTGAAACAATTTGACATAAGCCTTATAGCATCCGAGTTTCGTTTTGGTTCTCTCTCGTAACAGCAGGTGTTTAGCTCGTGAGGTGGTCACATATGATATAACTAATGGAAAATTCATATGTCAATGTTGCCTAGtttctgaaatatttgtttatggAAGTTTGGTGTTTTTTTCGGTGACGTACATCTTAAAGCGTCCAGTGTGATTTCTGACATGGGTCCCCTggaatgaatttatttgtcgAGTTATAGTCTAATGGACTATTCAGGGTGATCTGCGCTGATCTTTTTCATCGAGTCAATATAAGCTACTCACTTTTACACATTTAGTATAAGTTACCAGTGGAGCTCACTCAATTGAAATTCCACCTGTAGACCCCCAGGTCTACAGTCATCTAATGCTGTAGTTGTCTTTTCAACTTCCATGCAACAACATAGTCGCAATTTGTGACTTTAAGCGTATAAATGAGAAGTTGCTGCTCTCTCCCCATAGCATTCACAAGAACAGAGATTCTTTTCACTATCAGGAAAGTCCTCACCCATagcgcaaaaaaaaaataaaaaagatatttctGTGGCTGTCAGAGAAATATGCGCATCAATTTCAAATCTAGTTAGACATTGGGCTGTAAATTTCATTTCTGTACCACAAATCAACATCTGCTTCAGATATATCCGTTTGATCAATATgttctccttttgttttttgttttttttggtcTTGCTTGTCGGAGAGCAGAAAAACTACCACTAGTTTCCgagtaaataaatatcaagatATTTGCAGTAACATTACAGAATTCTACATTCAGACCAccgatgaaaatgaaaatattatttgggGATAAGATGAAACTGAAAAACGAAAGAGGATACAGAAAAGATGGTATTTTGGAGTCTGATTGAGACTTCGTTCCTATGggttacatatatattataatgttCAGTAACGGTGATCTGTGTCCCCTAgattttggatttcttcctcaAATTGGTCAGAGATGGTTTCTCCCTCTGTATCTTCAGGCTCAGCCACCGTTTCAGCACCAGCTTTGCTGCCGTCAGTAACATTATTCTTGGAATCGGTCACATTGACCACAGTTTGCTTCTCCATCATACCTGACAGGGCAAGCCTAGGGGACCATTCAAGAACATCATCAATTATGTTGGATACCCGCTGCTGATACCTGTAAGAATAGAATCACTGTTTCAGATTGATGCCCTTCAAGAGACTTCCTTTGGCTGTGCATCCAGAGAAACAAATGCAAAAACTTTCTTGCACAACTTTTTCCTCGGATTTTGCTCTCTTGCATGATTTATGACAACCACAAGACAAGGGGATGTTGCTTAAACAAaccaaaatttgatttgttatcaTGTAAATCATATATTAGACATCCACATATAGACGTAACCCACTGCCCTGAAGCAGACAAAGATCAAAGCCTAATGAAGCATTTGTCAATCTAGTTCataagcaaataaaaatttaacatcttgtacatatatatgaaaatggagtttctgataaaataaaagttctcAAGTAGTTTACATACCTGGCTCTAGCAGCTTCATCAGGAGCATGGTGCCTCAATAATAGAATCACCAGCATGGCCACTATTGCATAAAATAACCTAGCTGTCCATTTGGGTCGCTCACCCTCATCTTTCTTGGGCCAAAACTGGAATAATTCCTTAAGTGTTGCTTCCTCTGCAAGAATATTCGGGAAGAACCATACCCGCTTTCCAAGGATGACCCATAGTGCTCCAAATATAAGGGCTCTCACTGCATGGAAAAATCAGCCCGAATAAGCTCAAGATAATAGACAAAACAGCAGCCACACTACCAAAATCACTCTAGCATACAAGATAACAAGGATAAGAGTCTAACTTTAATTATGTCtctgatatttttgttatcaagtaaaaaataaaaaagagatagGTATGCAAGATTATAAACAATTTGAAGACCAGTTCACTAGTGTTTTGAGTACTAGAATTAAAGAACATAGCTCTTGAATTCTTGCAGATATCTGAAAGTTAAGGAGGTCAAAGTAACTTTCAATTAAAAATGCAGGTGCACAAGACCATGGGTTTTATAACTACTAGATCATGTGGATGCCATTATCTAGAAGGTGTCCAAATGATCAACAGATATCAAATAGTTGTATAACAGTGAGCACTATCAGCACCCAATAACTTACATAATAGGAGGCAAAGTATAAGTAGCAAAGCACCCGCACAGAAGTAGAGTATAAACAGCTTGACTTGGTGGGGATACACAGGAAACAAACAGATCGCCAGAGTCAAAACAGGCCAGCAAAATGAAAGTAGTGTTTGCCATAGTGGCCTTCGGTTTACAAATGTCCATGCAAAAAATGCATCATTATCAGAAAACACTTGGTCCTGCAGCACAAAAACATGATACAAAAGTAAGCTATCCATCCAAAATATACAGTTTATTTGAAAAGCATTACATGGACTCAGATAGTTTTATCCATCAACCAATCAAACTAATTATTGGATATGGGCATGGGGTGCGAANNNNNNNNNNNNNNNNNNNNNNNNNNNNNNNNNNNNNNNNNNNNNNNNNNNNNNNNNNNNNNNNNNNNNNNNNNNNNNNNNNNNNNNNNNNNNNNNNNNNNNNNNNNNNNNNNNNNNNNNNNNNNNNNNNNNNNNNNNNNNNNGGCGGGggccccacccccccccccccccgccgcGACTCTTGCaaaatttctgtttttcttatgcaatacataaaattaggGAAAAATTAGCTTCATCCACTCTTCACCCACTACCCCCACCCCtgcccaaaaaaataaacgagaaaaagaaggaagaacATGAGAGGTAGCTTCACACCCCATAATACGAAAATCCTGACTTCGATTTATATGGTATGACTACATTAACAACCCATCTTATCTTTCTTCAACCAACTATTTCTTTACTGTTAAAATAGATGTTAGGTATGTTCTATGCATTTTCTTCATATCTTAAACATACATagtaacttttataaatttggaacTGCTGGACAAACTTCAGGCTTTGGGCCAAGGACTGATTAATTGACACATTAGAATGATTTCTGGCTAAGTAATTTTCACATAGACAAGTAAAGACAACAAAGAGACTTCACACTAAGCATCACAAACAAACTATAACTGGCAAAATGCTGAGTGcttttaaatgtaaaatagtATCCAAAAATTCATGAGGCTTCCAACCTGAATCCttgattttacttttaaatcatgttgttcaacaagcTACAATTTGGTTTCTTTCGTGCAATATTAGAACTAAGATGCACTCCACTTTAATTTCTGCCTTTCCTAGTCTAACCCAAAGAACAGCAGACTGTAACCAACTCCCAGAGAAAAACTGAAACAATATTTGGTAGAACTCAAAAAACATGATTAGTGGGCAGTCCAACAAAGTAAAGATCACATTTCTCAAAGAGCCATCAGTATAAAGTTCTGGAGTGTGGAATCTGACTCAACTCAAAAACCCCATTATAAATGGCTCATGGATGGCTTTCTATTATAATTCATGAAAGCCTATCCTAATAAAACTGATCTTGAGCAACAATGGAGATAGGAGTGCTCTTGGTACCACGTAAACTTTTGTCtcttgtgttaaattttctttcattaatttttgcaCAAGTTCACATGTCGTCAACCAATTTCTTAACACACAACTAACCCCAGCATTACCATTATGAACTCAAAAAAGTGTGACCTATTTGATGCAAAATAATGTCACCTTTCAATCCATGTTATGCTCGAGGAAAATAGGAGAAACACAGCAGATTTAAAAAGTTCTTAAGCTtcaagtaataaataaaaattgcaccAAAGCAGAGAGTGAGACAAAGATCCTTgttttccataaaaaatagtttgaaaGGAACTTACAGCAAATATCTCCAAGTGTGCAGGCCAAGTAGATAGTTTTCGCTTTCCAGGCCGAACAGTTTTGACAACACGGTCACATCGTACTATAAGATTCTTTCTCAGCAGAATGTTGGCAATATCTTCAACTTCCAAATTTTTATCTGATTCAAGTAGATCTTTGAGTTCTGCATGATTCCTCAAAAAGCTAACAAAATCTTTTCCTCTAAAGTACTCAACTCTTGTCTCCTGTAAGACGGCCCACCTAGACTCCAGATCCTTATGATCCCTTACTTTCTCAGCAAATATCTGAAAGACATCTTTCTTCACAGCTTGCTTctgaaattcatattttagtgGTCAATGGAGAACAAACCGATTACCAACTTCATTTGTTAGAAACAGGGAATAGCATCACACTGAAGCAGTAAAATGATTTGATGAAAGTTCAGTTTTTTACGATAAAAGAGGGTGTGAAAATGCATTAGCGGTATACTGATGAGGTGACTCACGAAAAGTGTCATCATACTTACAACTTCTCTATTATGAAGAGAAACGTGCAACTCTACTTTATAGCACTTGTGTTGCTGCTATTGCACACATCTATTACTTCCATACATAAAGAAATGCATAGAAACTCCAGCACACCATGAAAACAAAGAGTAAACTTGTACCTAGTGAAAAATAGGATGAGAAACACACAGGCTAACCTAGATTTCAAAAGTAGAACAGAGAAGGCCCAAATGGCTACCATCTAAGGTTTCATGCAAGCTACCATTGGTTCTGGTGGCATATAAACAACAAGTCTTAAAATTGGGTTTCTGCAAACTCAGTTAAATTCACAACATCATAAGTTCATCATTTCTGCTGTGGGACACGGTAAATCTTCAAATCATTTCACAgttgataaatttgaactatcaTTAAGTTCAGGAAGCTGATCACACAGACTAAATTACGTTGATCTTATGCAAGTAGAAGTCAGGGGggcaaaaaggaaaaactgtcattagaaaattaatcccatgcctatttttttctcaagctACCTACCGTTTACATAAATCTTTACCAGCccaacaaaaacaacaaaactcCACGAATTCTAATAAACAAGAATCCATCTTTAGGTTGTACCAATGGTCTCAGATCTTTCTAGGAAACGTAAGAACATCACCACCCACCAAATTCCAACAAAGATAATCCCCACATAAATGCACATGGAAGACACAATCGAAATCGCAAATGCAAATCCATCAtcaccaataaaaaaaaaacaaacaaactaaCCCTAGTTGGGGCGTCGGTGGCTGATTCTGCGTATGAACGCCTGCCCCTCTTCTTGTCGGCGGCTGCTCCACCGCCTCCGCCCCCGCCGCCGCCTGCTTTCTTCATCTCTGTATCTCTCGCTgtcttccttcttcttttcttcagactgttgttctttttcatttaaagtTACTGTTTCTTTTCCTGTAATAAAGGAAAACTGAATTAAACTATTTTACCCATTTCGTAACAGCTCAAAATGTAACGGGTCACGGCCCATTTGTGAAGTACTGTACTACCATTctcaatttctattttatatataatataattattaatttcataataaattaaaaatacaatatgtttaattcaaattaaaaaaataatatgatggaaataaaacaaaaataggaCAGCCAATACAacttataggattaaatttattaatatattaaataacacatgtaaatattttttaaaaaagtattataatttataaaatgatataaattattatttcctaTTTCCACTCAGCAATTTTCAACATATATTTtgccaaatttaattt includes:
- the LOC105163626 gene encoding uncharacterized protein LOC105163626, with translation MKKNNSLKKRRRKTARDTEMKKAGGGGGGGGGAAADKKRGRRSYAESATDAPTRKQAVKKDVFQIFAEKVRDHKDLESRWAVLQETRVEYFRGKDFVSFLRNHAELKDLLESDKNLEVEDIANILLRKNLIVRCDRVVKTVRPGKRKLSTWPAHLEIFADQVFSDNDAFFAWTFVNRRPLWQTLLSFCWPVLTLAICLFPVYPHQVKLFILYFCAGALLLILCLLLLRALIFGALWVILGKRVWFFPNILAEEATLKELFQFWPKKDEGERPKWTARLFYAIVAMLVILLLRHHAPDEAARARYQQRVSNIIDDVLEWSPRLALSGMMEKQTVVNVTDSKNNVTDGSKAGAETVAEPEDTEGETISDQFEEEIQNLGDTDHRY
- the LOC105163625 gene encoding nuclear transcription factor Y subunit A-1-like yields the protein MQSKSKSVHQGEAAGLYNVANSTSDPWWNNTGYNSFSPAMMRGNASDSSSLEQSVDGQSQSEGGINEEDDDTTKKSPTGTPLQPDRRYGREGPKLQQVPPTLHPRNDGNFTHAPQLELVGHSVACGSNPYDQYYGGMMAAYAQSLVPPYLHDMHHARMPLPLEMAQEPVYVNAKQYHGILRRRQSRAKAELEKKLIKVRKPYLHESRHQHALRRARGTGGRFAKKSDSDTSKGTDSGSAIMSQSISSSGSGPFLSDSSGAKVPDAQDLYNSDIGNFRNQTNWQVQANQRRSAETGEGPTSSQKWGNIPPNRALAMP